In Streptomyces sp. 840.1, one DNA window encodes the following:
- a CDS encoding MarR family winged helix-turn-helix transcriptional regulator, producing MARPTDEVEYEQMLLARHDLAHHRGGRHKYALMERSAYILLSRIRIQGPMSNGELSEAFGLDTSTLNRQTAAATRAGLAERIADPDGGMARKFRITDKGAALLDQERERVVRALDQIMDDWPDEDIAAFAGYLKRFNSGIENLSKQPWPRP from the coding sequence ATGGCCAGGCCCACGGACGAAGTGGAGTACGAGCAGATGCTGCTCGCGCGGCACGACCTCGCCCACCACCGGGGCGGACGGCACAAATACGCCCTCATGGAGCGCAGCGCCTACATCCTGCTGAGCCGCATCCGGATCCAGGGCCCCATGTCCAACGGCGAACTGAGCGAGGCCTTCGGCCTCGACACATCGACCCTCAACCGCCAGACCGCGGCGGCCACCCGCGCCGGACTGGCCGAACGCATCGCCGACCCCGACGGCGGCATGGCCCGCAAATTCCGGATCACCGACAAGGGCGCCGCCCTCCTGGACCAGGAGCGCGAACGGGTCGTACGCGCCCTGGACCAGATCATGGACGACTGGCCGGACGAGGACATCGCGGCCTTCGCCGGCTACCTCAAACGCTTCAACAGCGGTATCGAGAACCTCTCCAAACAGCCCTGGCCGCGCCCCTGA
- a CDS encoding cellulose-binding protein — MSSAPVSAHGFVGVRGRGYRPEQVDRMVAELSAERDGAQEQVARLTALAEALIAESARLDEAVAALAPQDYASLGERAQQILALAEGEAETVRGAALEESHSSWDAADAAARALRESARADAEAMRAAAVEYAERVITQAEGAAGEALAAARLEAAGVREEADAAMEATRSRTASVLAHQEQEHAERWKAAGQELADAEAEQSARHTELTGRADAVLSEARRALAEEEEAARHGQEDAEARGAELVAAARVRAERVARETERVLREHEEGREEVQAHMAHVRNSLAALTGRVTPAGD, encoded by the coding sequence ATGAGTTCTGCACCGGTGTCCGCGCACGGTTTCGTCGGCGTGCGCGGACGTGGCTACCGTCCGGAGCAGGTGGACCGCATGGTGGCGGAGCTGTCCGCCGAGCGGGACGGGGCCCAGGAGCAGGTGGCGCGGCTGACGGCGCTGGCGGAGGCGCTCATCGCGGAGTCCGCCCGGCTGGACGAGGCCGTCGCCGCGCTGGCGCCGCAGGACTACGCGTCGCTGGGCGAGCGGGCGCAGCAGATCCTGGCGCTCGCCGAGGGCGAGGCGGAGACGGTGCGGGGGGCCGCGCTGGAGGAATCGCACTCCTCGTGGGACGCGGCGGACGCGGCGGCGCGGGCCCTGCGCGAGTCGGCCCGTGCGGACGCGGAGGCGATGCGGGCGGCCGCGGTGGAGTACGCGGAGCGGGTGATCACGCAGGCGGAGGGTGCGGCCGGTGAGGCGCTCGCGGCGGCCCGGCTGGAGGCGGCGGGGGTGCGCGAGGAGGCGGATGCCGCGATGGAGGCGACCCGCAGCCGGACGGCCAGTGTGCTGGCGCATCAGGAGCAGGAGCACGCGGAGCGGTGGAAGGCGGCCGGGCAGGAGCTCGCGGACGCCGAGGCGGAGCAGTCGGCGCGGCACACGGAGCTGACCGGGCGGGCGGACGCCGTGCTTTCCGAGGCGCGGCGGGCGCTGGCCGAGGAGGAGGAGGCCGCGAGGCACGGTCAGGAGGACGCCGAGGCCCGGGGCGCCGAGCTGGTCGCGGCCGCCCGGGTCCGCGCGGAGCGGGTGGCGCGGGAGACGGAGCGGGTGCTGCGCGAGCACGAGGAGGGCCGCGAGGAGGTGCAGGCGCACATGGCGCACGTACGTAATTCGCTGGCGGCGCTCACCGGGCGGGTGACCCCGGCGGGGGACTGA
- a CDS encoding SUKH-4 family immunity protein, with translation MVTFAQAQERADEWVNGDVPGYQHREVRVREFELGFVVWAEDRANGPVSDGGRQRLVIARDSGEATLWPGLPVGEVIRRYEEEYGATDVAQAAPEPPQRIDLNQTSFLLSPPEWLQDAADKLGIPDRRAEGAGDRVEPQAAAPAPPSPSAPTPAPSPSAAPSPSSPSDGRGAYEPTAYSGVPASSPQPPVGATPWAGTDTNAGSDEGEVALPATVFAPPLSGADDEEEPPRVVSAEAPTALMSGGSRLPRTAIVPGLDPQSSAPQGPGAPGAPRTPGVPGVPGAADISQEATSKAAVSPRGARGGGSTTPPPPGAPGVPGAQFPPPSGPGAPGAPAGGYMPTQLAPQQGPPGAPQPPGPPGPPAPPGATPPPGGDVHQAATMFASPGQVGPPVPQPPGPPGVPGAPQPPGPPGPPGATPPPGAGAHHAATMLAGPAQMGPPGAPQPPGPPGAPGPPGPPGATPPPGAGVHHAATMLAGPAQMGPSAPRPPGPPGPPGGSMGGVPGQLPPPGHTPPPAAYGYPQAPAGQPTVGPGYQAVLRYRGPDGSEQQLIRRSAPGTPHPEWQMLHELRAMNVPPQQVIELHTELESCELPGGYCARMIRETWPQVRITSVAPYGTDHASRQQGMQHLLTHQGELHQVADGPARPAPVRAPLPQLPPAMPVPPEAVAEELLQTFGPQGVLRFDQRAVSRQGVPEVVARTLVWAGLPADFGPFFWAQPGQPVVPTLAELAAQRQVQPASDAGSYLVMGSDFGRAICVQYGTANIVAVPVEAGPGGQSVAPQFVNTGLPEFTRSLALLGRMWRLRYGLNPEQAGRWTVDFQAQLVALDPAALASPESWWSVLLEQMWDGLI, from the coding sequence ATGGTGACCTTTGCGCAGGCGCAGGAGCGCGCGGACGAGTGGGTCAACGGCGACGTTCCGGGCTATCAGCACCGTGAGGTGCGGGTGCGTGAGTTCGAGCTGGGTTTCGTGGTGTGGGCCGAGGACCGGGCGAACGGTCCCGTGTCGGACGGCGGCCGGCAGCGGCTGGTGATCGCCCGGGACAGCGGTGAGGCGACGCTGTGGCCCGGCCTGCCGGTCGGCGAGGTGATCCGGCGGTACGAGGAGGAGTACGGCGCCACGGACGTGGCGCAGGCCGCCCCGGAGCCGCCGCAGCGCATCGATCTGAATCAGACGTCGTTCCTGTTGAGCCCGCCGGAGTGGCTCCAGGACGCGGCGGACAAGCTCGGCATTCCCGACCGGCGTGCGGAAGGTGCCGGGGACCGGGTGGAGCCGCAGGCGGCCGCCCCCGCGCCTCCTTCCCCTTCTGCTCCGACGCCCGCTCCTTCTCCTTCTGCCGCTCCCTCCCCTTCTTCTCCGTCGGACGGGCGGGGCGCGTACGAGCCCACCGCGTATTCGGGGGTTCCGGCGTCCTCGCCGCAGCCGCCGGTGGGGGCCACCCCATGGGCCGGGACCGATACCAACGCCGGGTCCGACGAGGGGGAGGTGGCGCTGCCCGCCACGGTGTTCGCGCCGCCGCTCTCGGGTGCGGACGACGAGGAGGAGCCGCCCAGGGTGGTGTCGGCCGAGGCGCCGACCGCGCTGATGTCCGGGGGCAGCCGGCTGCCCCGGACGGCGATCGTGCCCGGTCTCGACCCGCAGAGCTCCGCGCCCCAGGGGCCTGGCGCTCCGGGCGCTCCCCGTACTCCGGGTGTGCCCGGCGTGCCCGGTGCGGCGGACATCTCGCAGGAGGCGACCAGCAAGGCGGCCGTCTCGCCGCGCGGTGCGCGCGGTGGGGGTTCGACGACCCCGCCGCCGCCCGGTGCCCCCGGTGTTCCGGGTGCGCAGTTTCCGCCGCCCTCGGGACCGGGTGCGCCCGGCGCCCCGGCGGGCGGGTACATGCCGACGCAGCTCGCGCCGCAGCAGGGCCCGCCCGGTGCTCCGCAGCCTCCCGGCCCTCCCGGCCCGCCCGCTCCGCCCGGGGCGACGCCGCCGCCCGGCGGTGACGTGCATCAGGCGGCCACGATGTTCGCGTCCCCGGGACAGGTGGGTCCGCCGGTCCCGCAGCCGCCGGGTCCGCCCGGCGTTCCCGGCGCGCCGCAGCCCCCCGGCCCGCCCGGTCCTCCTGGTGCGACGCCGCCGCCCGGTGCCGGTGCGCATCACGCGGCGACGATGCTCGCGGGCCCGGCGCAGATGGGCCCGCCCGGTGCTCCGCAGCCGCCCGGTCCGCCCGGTGCGCCCGGTCCGCCCGGTCCTCCTGGTGCGACGCCGCCGCCCGGTGCCGGTGTGCACCACGCGGCGACGATGCTGGCGGGTCCGGCGCAGATGGGCCCGTCCGCTCCGCGGCCGCCGGGTCCGCCCGGTCCGCCCGGCGGTTCGATGGGGGGCGTCCCCGGCCAGCTCCCGCCGCCCGGTCACACCCCGCCGCCGGCGGCGTACGGGTATCCGCAGGCGCCGGCCGGGCAGCCGACCGTGGGCCCCGGCTACCAGGCCGTGCTTCGCTACCGGGGTCCGGACGGCAGCGAGCAGCAGCTGATCCGCCGGTCGGCACCGGGCACCCCGCACCCGGAGTGGCAGATGCTGCACGAGCTGCGGGCGATGAACGTACCGCCGCAGCAGGTCATCGAGCTGCACACGGAGCTGGAGTCCTGTGAGCTGCCCGGTGGTTACTGTGCCCGGATGATCCGGGAGACCTGGCCGCAGGTGCGGATCACGAGCGTCGCCCCGTACGGCACCGATCACGCGAGCCGGCAGCAGGGCATGCAGCATCTGCTCACCCATCAGGGCGAGCTGCACCAGGTCGCGGACGGTCCGGCGCGGCCGGCGCCGGTCCGGGCGCCGTTGCCGCAGCTGCCGCCGGCGATGCCGGTGCCGCCGGAGGCCGTGGCGGAGGAGCTGCTGCAGACCTTCGGCCCGCAGGGGGTGCTGCGCTTCGATCAGCGTGCGGTGTCCCGGCAGGGGGTGCCCGAGGTCGTGGCACGGACCCTGGTCTGGGCGGGGCTGCCCGCCGACTTCGGGCCGTTCTTCTGGGCGCAGCCGGGTCAGCCCGTGGTGCCGACGCTGGCCGAGCTGGCCGCGCAGCGTCAGGTGCAGCCCGCGTCCGACGCGGGCTCGTACCTCGTGATGGGTTCGGACTTCGGCCGGGCGATCTGTGTGCAGTACGGGACGGCGAACATCGTGGCCGTGCCGGTGGAGGCGGGGCCCGGCGGTCAGTCGGTCGCGCCGCAGTTCGTGAACACCGGGCTGCCGGAGTTCACCCGGTCGCTGGCCCTGCTGGGCCGGATGTGGCGGCTGCGGTACGGGCTCAATCCGGAGCAGGCCGGCCGGTGGACGGTCGACTTCCAGGCGCAGCTCGTCGCACTGGACCCGGCGGCGCTCGCGTCGCCGGAGAGCTGGTGGTCGGTGCTGCTGGAGCAGATGTGGGACGGCTTGATCTGA